Genomic DNA from Cyprinus carpio isolate SPL01 chromosome A22, ASM1834038v1, whole genome shotgun sequence:
TGTTTCTCAGGACCTCCATGACCATATTCTGGAAGATCGATGTGTCCATGGAAGGAGTGGTAAAGCCATCACTTGAGCTCCTGCTGAAAATGTCAGACCAGGGTAAGATTAACTGGATGATGAGTGAAATATAGATTATGTAGGGATAATGTTGCATCAGGGTTGACCGGCTTATCCAGCTGCCATTTTAACTAGATTCAAAAACTAGCCACTTTTGGAGTATAGAACTAAATAAAACTGATGGGGTATAACTTTGTCAAGATCACAAGAGAATTAAGTCATGATaactagggctgggtaaaaaatattgaCATCTTAAAATTAATCAATTCTCATTTTTATGGAATGATATCGATTCTTACATCACAAGAATTGATTAGtgtagcctgttttcagttactGAATGGAACATTGATTGAAGGGCACTTCCCAACCAATTAATCGCAATAAGCATTatgctttggtacttttaatatgaaacaaagtctcagatttcaaattctggccattgtatttaatgtttcatttgtttgaaCGAATTGAAGTAgacatattattatgtaattgtagctttgttttaaaaacttcattaagtGTAATTTTTGCAGTTGTGTAGCCTacaaatcagtcaattttaaccttcaattttatagtaatgtagtaacaaatgtatattttaaagcattagttgagattttttttccttgaaaattttgcatgtactgtaccatatatatatttatatatatttcgaTATTGAATCCAATCGAAATTCGAATGGATTCGTGAAAtttgtcaaaacccagccctaatgaTAACGggaaaacaactttcgttatgttGCAACCATGAGGAAAATTAAGTTGCGTTCACAAGAAAACgttcgttatgtcgagatcacgagaaaattgTGAGAAAAGTTGTGAGTTGTGACAATGAGAAAGCAACTTTCATTATGTTGTATGTGAAATATACAATTTTGTGATTGCAATACAAAAATGACACAATTGACttatcagaatcaagtatttcctTATTTTACACTTGTGCaattcataattgtgacttttggTACAAtgatctaaaatgttttattttgctttcagcTCGGGAGTTTGACACCAAAAAAGTGATGGAGAACGGCTCGAATTACTTTCAGAGCCTCCTGCAGATTCTCGGGGTGGAAGCGTCAATCGAGGGCTTGATAAGAACCATGTTCGTGAGAAGTCATAAAACAAGCCAACGTTCACGCCGTGGGAACTTCATACCTAATCTTTTATTCGATATAAACACCTGTACAATCACCCGTTAGGAACTACATAGTGATGCCACCTGTACATGTCAATCATTTTTACGCATGATATGCCCACGCTGTATGGAAATATACATTATTAGACAAgagctagaaaaataaataatttcaaatacaaaatgtCTGACAGCAAAATCCACtttgtattttcaaatagttaaatTTTAACATTAGATTCCATCACCACAACTGTGATCTTCCTTTCTTTTCTTGCTTAATAACAGAATTAAAGTCCATTCCTACCTACATAGTGATTATAAATCTTTATTTCATTAGAATAACACAGTGTCCCACCTAAGACTCATAATATCTCTGGCTCGTCTGGTTCAACAGGGGAAAGATGTTGTTAAAACAAAGGCAAATACAGTAATCAAACTGCACTTTTCAATCAGTTATACATGACAGTCAAACAAACACCATCGGTTGGACAACAAAGGCGTTTTCACTCACAGGTAAGGCGTATTAATACTTTTCTTGACACCAGTTCACATTAAGACAACGGGGAGTGTGCACAGTTTGGCAATGGTGAATATTTATCCATGTAAAACTCAAAACACTATTCGCCTGATGAGAACTGCATTGACGACTTTGTGAAAAGCAAGCCGATGCAGTTTGCATCACTCCAAAGGAGGTAAACAGGAGCATGAGCATCTCTGATGCCACAGTATATTGTAACAGTAATATTCCCCATGACAGAGAAAGGCGACCATGAGGTGCCATCTTTAGTGTTAAAGTTGCAGCATACAATATGCGAACAGTCTCACTGTGGTTGTTTTTTGGGTCAAAGGCGCCAGACTTGCAACTCATTTTAAATCAACACTACCATTTCTGTGGCCTATACTGcttctctggaaaaaaaaaatcttcactgtTGGAAAAACTTGCTAGATCATCTCTTTTATTGAGCTAATGAAAACTGGCATGCTGTCCATCTTTGGTCGACTAATGGCTCTGCAACCAATTACGGCCTTTAAAACTCAATCCAAACACAACCATAGTAGCATTCAAGATGCTGGGGATGGATTCCTCTGGTTGTTTTCTGCTCTATGATTTCAAAACAGACAACAACTAAGTGTATTAGTGTCAAACTCAGAGACAAAGCAATCATTGATGGACAGAAAGCAGACTTCTGCATTTTGCAGCAGTTTTTTTGGGAAAAACGGTGATGTTTGAGGTGATGGACTAGCTATTTGCACACCATCACGTCTGTATACTGATGTTTTTCCAGATTTTTGAAGAATCGTTACGCAACTTTTGCCATATAAACTGTTTGTATGTGACTAAATATTGTCACACTCCAAATCAACAAATGTAGTTCATTTGACTTGAACAAATTTTAGTCTGTTCTTCACTCAAAACTAAGTCGTTATTCACTGATGATTGTTCAAAAAAGGTTAAGTTCATTCACAATTCGGACAAAATACCCACTCAGAATGAACTGACAAGCTGCGTAACGATTCTCTCAAAtgggtttgcaatgacatgagcgTTGGTAAACAAAtgggcaatttatttatttattttttattgtgaactAGTCGTTAACAACACACTTCGATTTGTATATGGCGGTAAACGGTTATGCCAGCCAAGCGtttgttacaaaaatatactttcattAGCGAGTAATGTCATTAGACTTATCCTCTTATTTATAAAATCTATCTTACGGGTAGTGACGGTGTTATCGCGACCTCATTCGCTAGCATGCAACAGGTCTGTGCTTGTCAGTATAACTCCCGCTACTGTAGCTCGCGGAAGGTCAGTGGTTTGAGGAGCTCTAGGGATGAAGTCGCGCAaaaaaactcaagtacttgtctGTTTTTGAATTCCAAACTGCCTGGACAATGACTGCAGACACGGCCAAGCTGATGCACGGTAAAACATTCACTAGGGGAAATCGCTGTGAGCCACTTTTGGCACTTGGAAACCACAGTAGCGCTGCTGCGTGCGAGAAAAACCCAgcactgcacaaaaacacacacagtctccTTGTCTTCCCTTTTTACAGCCAATGACAGACTCATTCAGGTATTCTGTGCTTTAGGAGACCAGCCCCAATGAGAACATCACCCTCGAAAATAAAAACATCAGGTCGCTCCGGCAACAACTGCGAACGCCGCCATCGCTGCAAACTTCATGTCGCGGAATCCTGTGGGAGGGCAAACAACTAGACAGACTagcaaacaaaaagaacaaaactaaCTGTATCACTACTTCAACTGCACTTCTGGGTATTTCCCAAGCAGCACTTATGGAGGTGTCTCATACAGCATGGAAGAGCAGCGTGCACTCCTGCCTTTCCTTATATAGGCTGGAGGGGGGTGGAGCTTGCGTGCTCCGCAGGTAGTAGTTGACGATTTTGGTGTCCAGCTTGTACTGGTGAGGGATGCCTTCATATGGTTTGGGGTCCAGATCCAGGATGGAGATGGAATACGTGAAACGAGGCTTCTCCAACTTCAACTGCTGTCtgaaaacaaagcaaacagaATGTAAAATGATTGCAAATGTCGAGGCAGATCAGACAGCCGGTGATTTTAAAGGGCGAAAGCAAACTTACTCCTCGTCTTCTTCGCAAGGTGCAAACGTGATCATGACTGAGCAGTCTTTGGCGGTCATTGCAACTCTATACTGATGAACCTGGAAAGTGACACAAAATGAAATgactcagaaatgaaaatctgAGAGTTAGCTCTtcctaaataatatttataatactattattttatgtattataatataaataaaatatatatattaaacatatattctaaaatatattttttacatataagaattttttttgcataaaaaattgagatttttttttttttttttttttttttttttttaagtcaaatgcCTAATTactgaatttttctttttgatttcgAGATGAAATACAACCTGTACATTTCTTCTTGTTAAATTCAAACCTAAACTTCTCGGCATCTTTCTTACCTTCCCAACTGCATATTCTACGGAGCCGTCATCTTCAGTAGGACAGTTTTTCACTTTGTCCATGAAACTCTCATTATAAGGCCCATCTATCTGCAGTCGGTTTCTGGAGATACAAACAAGTGTTGATTACATGTTTAAGTGATTTTCAGCATGTTTGTTCATAAAGCCCGTGTGAGGACCACCATGTGGCTGCAGTGCTTCATGACTAGAATGAAGTATATCCATTCACAAATTAGTCTTTTGCACCACCTAGTGTCTGTTCAGTCTTTCAAGGCACCATAATATAACTTAAActtacttaaaataaattgtactaTAATTTATTGTAACTCAAAACAAATTAAGATTAAGATGCCCAACTAAAATGATTTCAGTACAGGTGAGTGCTGCACATTATCTGCCCAACAGAATCTATACTCGGCAGGAACTAAACATTCTTGCACAGGAGTATTGATCTGACAGCACTCGATATCCGAGATTAAAAATTCACCTTTCTTTCGGGAACTCTTCTAGATACTGCTCCACGCGTTTGTACAGAGGGTAGATTCCTTCAATATCCAGGTTATCCAGCATCTGGACTTGGAGGATTTTTGCAAGGACACTATCTTTAGGGAGGCCATGGTTACCTGTGAACACATGAAAATGAGCTCAATGTGTTCTACTGCTCTTGCGTAACCAATTTACAACTACAGCCATTTCTATGCCTGAACAATCCAGCCTTTTATACACCCCATAAGTTTCTTTTCTTCAACTATGTCTTTCACTCCAGTTCACTCCTTTGCATATATTGTGACTCATCAATGAAGTGATTTCCATTGCACTTATTTAGCAATATTTTGAAGGGCATAAAGCCCTTCACTGCCGGCCATCCAAATATTCATTAGTTAGCTGTCACTGGTAAAGTCCTCACCGTTGCGGAGCAGGTCTCTTGGGAAGGGACTGGCTTCACAGTGCGGCCTGCTCTCGGACAGATGCACCTTCCTGGGCTCTCCTGAGCGATTCGAGTCCCCGCCGCTGAGCAGAGCGGAGCAGATCACCTGAATGAACTCATTCAGGATGGCTTTGCCTGGCTGGTGGCCATTATAGAGGCCGTTACTATGAGAGAAATAAGGCCGAAGGTGCTGAATGAGATCGTTCAGTTCGGGTTGCTGCTTGGCATCATCTTTACAGCTAAATATCAACTCTCCACCCTGAAAAAAAAGATGCGAGAAACAATGAATTAATGCtacttttctatttatcaaacatTCCTAATGGATTAAACATAGTAGCTAGAGTttaatatgattttctttttctcttgaaAAAAACCCCACCTTAAACCAGCTGGTTTGCTAGTCTTTAAGCTAGTCACAAAACCAGGTATAAAGATGGTGATCAGCAGGTCAGCAAAGCTTTAAAAAGTTCAAACATTTAAGACAGCAGACGGCAAAACTGCAGTGTGTGCTTATAATAAGCAGAATGTTCTCATCCATTGGTGTGGATGAATTAAAGACCAACTGTGAATCAGTATGCATGACATCATCTCTGTCCGTTACTTTTTGAATGCTGAACATTCTACCAACGGAAGTCTAGGGAAGACTTTCAATCTTTAATCTGAAGTGTAAAGTTCCAAAAATAGACAGCAGGCTGAAATCTGTGCGATTTAGGACTGAATTAATTACAGAAGTTCATATTTACCTTGAAGATTTTCAAGTTGTTTTGTGGTTCCTCTAACAGGTTCTTTAATGCAACGTACATTCGCTGTTTGCTCCTGGAATACAACATATTGAATTATATTCAAGTGTGTAAAATTAGTTCACTTTTGATATTAAATTCTTTGCATCTCATTTTGATTTTGACATGACAGCACAATTAGAGATTATCTGGATAACCACATCTGAATCTTGTTTTTTAGCATTCCTATGACTCTAGCAGCAGTACAAGGCCTTCAGGAATTCTAGATTATAGCGCTGGTCTCACAGTGGAAAGGTGAGTCACAACTTTTGCAAAAATGTTGATTATCCTCCTTTTCCAAGTGGAAAATTCTTTGCTTTAACACAGGCCAGTGACGCATTCAGCTTGGTGAATGTCTTTGCCGCAGTCAGTTATGTTTGTTAACAATGCTGACTAAAGGTCTTACCATCAGCCAAAGATATAAATCCAGTTTTCCATTCCTGCATTGAGTGACTGAAGCAGTAACTCACCCTGAGAAGAGATCCAGAGGGCAATATCTGCTCAATCGCTTCCACTTCCCATTGGCTAACTGTAAAGAACAAAATAACGTCttatgccgcgtttccactgaaataacccggaacaattgtaccaggaacttttttccccaggaactattttctccccagacctgttgcttatTGTGTTTCCACTAGGTCTAAAGTAccgggaagattaggcaaatagtctggtgacgtaggtctgtgcGCGTTTCTCAacacaaagtacgcaaattttggacttgcatcctcgttAGTTCAGACATTGCGCATTcaactcgggagtgtgatctctcCCAAGGACGATAtgacgcaagtccggtaattctgcaaacagcagcgtacttgataacatcagtcagctcaccttggctactgcaattttcctcactgtttatttattttcaataaaacgaaatatgatattaaatatgactgctttctttttttttttatttaataataatagtagcaGAAGTGTtgttagttcagggaaatgtgtatatatacagccattacaatgaaacgaaatattatatcaattgcttctttttattttcattataacatatagataaattgaatacagaccaaagattacctgttagatttacccaaaacgaaatatattttatgtttaaccattaaagagacatcagagccagcgccaaatgtcagaaggtctagccgagttgacactgctctcggcggatacataagctctgagctcccgctgatcgtgtggagctgaccgtctccgaaatcagtgaaacacatttttaaataggcactgtctttataaataaactgcagatttgagttttaaacaactacattctcgcctgaaatactttaaaaattacatttaatgacacaataacagtaatattttgaaaatggtccaaataaatggtggttgaaatcacaactGCATGAACTCtaccaatcagcatgctcagcgcccaagtcccgcccccgaaagttcctgaactttgaaaaagtactacctcgccagcagggactttctgaggggcattttttttacctggaactttatttagttcctggttcctgcagtggaaacacaccaagtaccagcccaaagtccctagttcctgggtaaagttccagcagtggaaacgcggctttagtaatttcactgtgtttttactgtaaagtttACATAGTGTCACGTAATGATGAAAGACTCTCCATTTCACTTCTACTTTGGGATTGAAactgatttttgtattttcagcaaTATCCGAGCCCCACAAAGAATCGATTATATGATAGCGCAGAGTGCAAACAGATAGCAGGACATTTACACTATGCTGCACcacagtgttaatttcgttaacgaagacgaaaaatattcattaacgaacattttttctgtgactaagatgagacgttgacgagctaaaaataatatctgatgatgaaattatgacgaaatttatgccgcatCTTCGTTAACTAGATGAGACAGGACTATAAtattatttgaggactaccggacattcaaaatgtatcctataggctattgtccttcaaaatgtgcgtccctgtcattggattgcgattgGATAAGGtccgtttgcatatctagtcagtatagcagccgcagtgaatggataggctaataaaacgcgaactagcgatctgaaacaatggcctcagcacctgaaggggtagggataaggtaacctgatgtcccgtttttcccgggaataacaattcgttgtcgattaacttacagttggtgaaggcgggataggtgaaatcgtgctgatagaagtgttctctctcagttctcatatacagtgcgtgatcagttctcagcgctcaaatacacacacagcagtccaaatgtttatcgtgtagagtatctcacttaaatacagtaggttatggattaagtgaacgtgaacaggtgggtgaaaactgaacctGTGTCAATATTTCATGCATGCATTCcatcttaaaaggacagcattccaaattaaatacctatctgtcattaatgttaaccaacaaaagatgttaaataaatgtatacgttaagtaaaacctactgtatctaaaaatgagtttaatttgtatctctattgtatttgtccaattgtgcttctttaaaaaaaaattatatatatataatatttttataagttgctcctttttcactactgttaaagggatagttcacccaaaaatgagaattgtcataatttatttaagtttttccaaattcagtccttgattaaATTTCTcttaagcttaattgatttggtctaaagagagaagaattaatgattattttagtttaaaggctacatataaaaatagcttCCAAAATAAATTTAgctaactacagtttggctaaaattattgactaaaagtaatgactaaaagttgacaaaaatgcaatgacttttcgtcgaccaaaactatgaaagactcaaatgattaaaatgtgactaagactattaagcattttcgtttcaagataaagactaagactaaatcaaaaatgcctgccaaaattaacactgctgcACCATCCTCTTTTTTTTGGGTAAAGCAGaagtttgctttaaaaaaatctggcTTCACTTCTATAAAAGTTTGCCAACGTCTAGATATTCAGTTGGTAC
This window encodes:
- the ippk gene encoding inositol-pentakisphosphate 2-kinase, translated to MELDKMDENDWKYHGEGNKSLVVSHLQHCRVLRLLKFPSEDSAHTRQTAEQAFRHILNIVDYSKYVMKPLLGEKYVHSGEVVKLPLDFVRQLSLKVQQERPELRCDKVMDTFSGCGLCLPNLTQLPLHHLRDHRPPICVEIKPKCGFLPFSSHITKECKRKVCRFCMHQHYKLANGKWKRLSRYCPLDLFSGSKQRMYVALKNLLEEPQNNLKIFKGGELIFSCKDDAKQQPELNDLIQHLRPYFSHSNGLYNGHQPGKAILNEFIQVICSALLSGGDSNRSGEPRKVHLSESRPHCEASPFPRDLLRNGNHGLPKDSVLAKILQVQMLDNLDIEGIYPLYKRVEQYLEEFPKERNRLQIDGPYNESFMDKVKNCPTEDDGSVEYAVGKVHQYRVAMTAKDCSVMITFAPCEEDEEQQLKLEKPRFTYSISILDLDPKPYEGIPHQYKLDTKIVNYYLRSTQAPPPSSLYKERQECTLLFHAV